In Caloenas nicobarica isolate bCalNic1 chromosome 6, bCalNic1.hap1, whole genome shotgun sequence, the DNA window CCCCCCACCCGCGCCCTAACGAACCCTCCTCCTGCCCGGCTGGGCCAGGGCTCAGCCCCGGCGGCGACTCGCTCTCCTCTCCACCGCTCGCCGCTCTgggccccagcagcccccgggCTTCCCCTCCTGCCAGGACCGGGAGGCAGCAGATGAGGCGGGagccgggggcggggggcggccgggccgggccgcaaATTGTTGGGACGCGTGCGGTTCGCGTGCCGCGCCGCGGGGggggggagaaaggagagagagggggaCAGGGcggagagggaaaaagaaaatgaaaaaaaaaaagagagagaaataaaaagagaaaaagaagagcgGATTCGGGAGGGAAAATAAGCAGAAGCCGAATTAGAAGCCAGATGGAGAAGGAGGAGTCTATGggtcagggaggaaaaaaaaaaccaacaaaaacaacgaTGCTCGGAGCGATAAAATCAaggggctgggaggagaggcagggaaggTGGGAAACCGGAGCCGCGGAGCCAGGGAACGGTCCAAGGGGGAAGCCGGAGCCGTCTCACTGTGAGATCCCGTCGGAGAAGTGGTGCCGGAGCAGCGAGAGGAGCGGGAAGGATGAAGCCGGCGCGGCAGAGAGCCCTGGAGAGCAGCGCCCGTCCTCGGCCACGACGGGCCGCACCGCAGAGTGCCCCGTACCTACCGGGCCGGCTCCTCCACGGCCTCGCGTGTCCCCTCGCCCAGCGCCGCCTGGGGCGGAACGAGCTCCTCGCGCCGGGCTTCAAACCCCTCTGTCCGACTGCCTGCCGGTTTATTTGTCTATCTACTTTTCTGGTTACCGGCAATTTGTTGACTATTTTGTTCTGGAGGAAGCTGACAGTACTGAACACACGCAGAGGCACACGAGCATCCCAAATCTCTCACCGCTCCCCGGGATCGAGCTCTCAGCCAGGGCCCTCCTCCGGGTGTTTTTGCCGGTTGTTTCCCCAGCGCCCCGCACTCCCGGGTGTATTCCCAAGTCAGTCCCATTCAAACACGGATGACATTTTTCAAGCAGCCGAGACAGGGCtggcccagccccagccctctccCGCGCCCTCAAAACCTGTTCGAACCTCACCGGTTCCAAAACGTCTTCGCTTCAGCAGCgcggcagccccagcagcgccCCGTTATCGGAGTCGCGCTCCCGAAGGGGCGGCCGGCCCGGCGGGACGCCCTGCCCAGCCTCCCGGGACACCGACATCCTACCGGCCCCTTCCCCGGGGGCACCTCTGCGGGCACAGAAGGCGCTCGCCGCGGGCAAGGGCTGCCGGTAGGTGGGCCGGCACCGACGCTGCCCTACTGGTCGTGCCCCAGGGAAGGGCCGCAGCCGCCGGCGACCCGCTCCAGCCCCGCTCATCCCGCCCGGCGGCACACGCCGCGCTGCCGCCCCTCGCTTCGCACGGAGAACCGGCCAgcttgaaaataacaaaaacgCAGCCGGTTGTCCTTCGTATTTGATTACCGAGAAGGCAAACATCCCCTGGAGTCCCCTCCTGTcgccccgccagccccaggGCTATGTAGGTCACGAACAggagagaaacattttaaaaataacccgCCCTGGAAAAATATCTTTCGAATCGGTCTCCGCAGGGCGGAATTAAAGGTTTCACATTTAAAGCTGCATGAGGcgaaaataaatgatttttttttcttgtattgaTTAAATCTCCGGATAACGCATGCCGGTAGCAAAGTTCCCCATGTTATCATGCAAGGGGGTATCTCCCTCGTTAAAGCAAGCGCATCTCTAAAATTTGGCGGTGTTTGCAAAGTCCGCCGAGGCGTTTAAAGACTTTAAAGCCATCGCTCAGCATCTTTCTTTCAAACTCCACGTAACCGCCGGTATTTCCATCAAAAACCCGGGGAAAGCGAAACAGCATTTGCTCCAGACGGCAGGACGCAGCGAGGGGCACAGCGGCTCCGGGACGCCGTTTACCCCAGCACCGGGGAAAGCCACGAAGGGGACGTTTTATCTGTGGCGGCGAGGGAACGGGAAGGCCGGGGACAGGGAAGCTCcgggggccagaggagcccgTTAGGAGCTGCAAaggaggggcggcggggcccgcgGAGGCCGCATCTCTGAACAATGGGAACAATGCGGCTCCGCGGATCGGGGCAGGCGGCCTCccagggcggcggcggggcgggcgcggagAGGTGCGGAAAGGAGCAGAGACGAGCGGTGgctccgctccgccgccgcccggaGGGGGCCGCCCGGTGACAGATGGCGGCGCCCGACGGGCCACAAAAGGCGTGGCGGCCCAACGGGCGGGCGCGCGGCCGCATACAAATAAGGGGCGTCACGTGGAAAGGAGGGACACGGCCGCGCCTGACGTGGGCGGCCATATGGCGCgtgccgcggggcggggcggggcgcggggcggggcgcagGCGCGCTGGGCGGTGGCGAGCGCCGCCGTGCACAGGTCCCGGTGCCGGCCCCCCGCCGAGCATCCGCGGCCCCGCTATATAACGGGGGAGCCCGGCGCTGCGCAACctcgggaaaaaaaaacacgCGGTGCCCTCGGACGGAGAGCTGCGCCGGGGTTATGAGACCGTCACCGCGCAGGACAGGCTGAGCAACGGAGGTAACGGGAAACCGGGTTCCTCCCGCCCCCCGCGGGAGAGGGGTTGTTGGCGGCGGCTGCCGGGGTGGGAGAGGAGTTTGCGGGGTCGGGGCGGGAGGGACCTGCCTCTGCCGGACCAGCTTCGGTGTGTGTTGTCGGTTGCGGTCGTGGGAACGGCGGTCGCTCTTACCGCTGTGTGCGCACACCTGTATCCATCCATACACGTACAcgcatatatgtgtgtgtatacgtATATGTACATAAATGTACATATGCGCCTATGCACACATATGAATATGTGTGAGTACGTCTATACACATTATATATGTACATGTGCTTCCACCTATGCACCTCCTAACTTCCAGCTCCGTCTCCGCCGCGGCACCCCGCAGGCTGCGCCCCAGCGGGCGGGCGGCATTGTTCCTCCCCGCTGTGCCCGGCGCGACCGGGGGACGGTCTCAACACATCACGAAAGGCCCCCGCGGGAAGCGGGGGGACGATGCCCGTCTGCGGCGACGGGGATGACGGACACGGAAAGCCGCGACCGGTCCCGCACCTGTTACcgcgggcgggggccgcggaGCGCCTCCACTCGCCATCTCGCCGCGGGCACCCAGCAACAATCCTGGGGGCGGAGGCGGGAGCGAGGAAGCCTCGCCAGGAGGGGATGAGCAGCGTCGGTCGGGGGAGCAGGTGCCCAGTGCCTATCGAAGGAGTGGGGGAGCTCCGCGCAAGGCGGCGGCAAGGAGGAGCGGCAGGGACAGGCGTCACGGGTGGCCATCCGTCCCCCTCCCCATCTTTCTCGCTCCGCAATTCTACACATGtcgggtttttttaaaaaaaacccgcTTGGTCTGCTTGCGTCGTGCCGCTCGGGCTGTCTCCCGCACACGTAATCTGCTTATATTCCCCGTTAATATCGGCGAGTTACATAATGGCATTTGAACATATGTCAATTTGATTATAAGGCAGGACCGCGGAGACAATTAAAAGTTTGCGCTGGCACCGTGGGGAAGCCGGGGCTTCCCGTGGGAGGGGAGCGCGGGCGGCTTCTCCCCGCGGGTTCctgcgcggggccgcggccgctgGTCCGGGTGCTGATCCCgctcttttttctgtctcctccgCGACGCAGGCGCTCACCATGACCAAGTCGTACAGCGAGAGCGGGCTGATGGgtgagccccagccccaggggccCCCGAGCTGGACGGACGAGTGCCTCAGCTCCCAGGACGAGGACCACGAGGTGGACAAGAAGGAGGAGGACCTGGAGGGTCTGCACGCCGAGGCCGAGGAGGACTCGCTGCGGAACggcgaggaggaggacgaggaggacgACTTGGacgaagaggaggaagaagaggaggaggaggaggacgacgACCAGAAGCCCAAGAGGCGGGGCcccaagaagaagaagatgaccAAGGCGCGCATGGAGCGGTTCAAGCTGCGGCGCATGAAGGCCAACGCCCGGGAACGCAACCGCATGCACGGCCTGAACGCGGCCCTGGACAACCTGCGGAAGGTGGTGCCCTGCTACTCCAAGACGCAGAAGCTCTCCAAGATCGAGACCCTGCGCCTGGCCAAGAACTACATCTGGGCGCTCTCCGAGATCCTGCGCTCGGGCAAGAGCCCCGACCTGGTCTCCTTCGTGCAGACCCTCTGCAAGGGCCTGTCGCAGCCCACCACCAACCTGGTGGCCGGCTGCCTGCAGCTCAACCCACGGACTTTCCTTCCCGAGCAGAGCCAGGAGGTGCCGCCCCacgtggcggcggcgggcgcccCCTTCCCGGCCCACCCCTACCCCTACCAGTCCCCCGGGCTGCCCAGCCCGCCCTACGGCACCATGGACAGCTCCCACCTCTTCCACCTCAAGCCGCCGCACGCCTACGGCGCCGCGCTCGAGCCCTTCTTCGAGAGCGGCCTGGCCGAGGGCGCCAGCCCCGCCTTCGACGGGCCGCTCAGCCCGCCCCTCAGCGTCAACGGCAACTTCTCCTTCAAGCACGAGCCGGCCGCCGACTTCGACAAGAGCTACGCCTTCACCATGCACtaccccgccgccgccgccgcgctggcCGCCGCGCCCGCCCACGCCGCCATCTTcccggccgccgcctcccgctgCGAGATCCCGGTCGACGGCCTGGCGCCCTACGAGGGCCACCCCCACCACGAGCGGGTCCTGAGCGCCCAGCTCAACGCCATCTTCCACGACTGAGCCCTCCGCCCGCGGGAGGGGCCGAGAGGAGAGGGGCAGAGCCgagccccgccgcccgccggcgGCCAGCGCCTTGTTTACAGGGGCAGCCCGGCGGGGCCCGCCGCTGCCTTCGGGggcccccgcggccccgctcaCCTTCTGTCTTGCTTCTGCTCCTCGGAGCGACGCTGTAAATTCGGGGTAGGGGCATTGGGATCGCGTCAATTACCTGATCGGGATAACAAAATCACAAGCAATAATTAGGATCTATGCAATTTTTAAACTAGCGATGGGCCAATTACAAAATATATATGAGATCTATATTTTTCAACCAACGTTTTACTACTTGTTACCTTTCCCatgctgaattattttgttgtgattttgtacagaatt includes these proteins:
- the NEUROD1 gene encoding neurogenic differentiation factor 1; its protein translation is MTKSYSESGLMGEPQPQGPPSWTDECLSSQDEDHEVDKKEEDLEGLHAEAEEDSLRNGEEEDEEDDLDEEEEEEEEEEDDDQKPKRRGPKKKKMTKARMERFKLRRMKANARERNRMHGLNAALDNLRKVVPCYSKTQKLSKIETLRLAKNYIWALSEILRSGKSPDLVSFVQTLCKGLSQPTTNLVAGCLQLNPRTFLPEQSQEVPPHVAAAGAPFPAHPYPYQSPGLPSPPYGTMDSSHLFHLKPPHAYGAALEPFFESGLAEGASPAFDGPLSPPLSVNGNFSFKHEPAADFDKSYAFTMHYPAAAAALAAAPAHAAIFPAAASRCEIPVDGLAPYEGHPHHERVLSAQLNAIFHD